The sequence below is a genomic window from Burkholderia sp..
GACCGGCCAGCACGTGGATCGTCGCGCCCTCGTAACGCGAGCGGATCGACTCGGCCACCGGCAGAGCGCCCGAGCCGAGTACTACGATCGCCGGCGCTACCGTCAGCCTTGCCATTTTTTCCCGGGCACCACCAGCAGAGAGAAATAGGGCGAGGTCATCGGGTCAACTTCGGCCAGCGGCACGATACGCTGGTTGGCCATGGTCGCACGCTCGACGTAGAGCGTGCGACTGGCCAGGTTCAGCTCGTCCAGTACGCGCCGAACTTTGCCGAAGTTGCGGCCCAGCTTCATCACCACTGCCGCGTCGGCCTTGGCCAACCGTGCACGCAGCTGGTTCTCGGGCAGCACGCCCGAAAGCACCGAGAGCGTCTGGTTGTGATAGACCAGCGGGATGCCGAGCACGGCCGCGCCCCCTAGCATCGAGCACACGCCGGGTACCACCTCGGTGTCGTAGCGATGCGCGAGGCGGTCGTGTAAGTACATGTAGGAGCCGTAGAAGAACGGATCGCCCTCGCAGATCACGGCGACATCGAGACCGGCATCGAGATGCGTGGCCACTACCTCGGCCGCCGTGTCGTAGAAATCAGGATCACGCGCTCGTAACTGAGCGGCGGCTCGGGAACCTGGGTGGTGACGGGATAGACCAGCGGCAATTTCAGCTGCGCCTCTTTCAAATGCGCCTCGACGATATTGTAGCCATTGCCCTTCCTACCCTTGGCGACGAAGTAAGCCACCACCTGCGCGGCACGTAGGTGGCGTACCGCTTTCAGAGTCAGCAGTTCCGGGTCGCCGGGGCCAACGCCAATGCCGAACAGGCGACCGCAGGCAGCGCCCTGCGGGGTTGTTGCATAAATCGAGCGTGAGGACACAATGGCATCGAAATGCATAATTTCAGGCGATACAAACGGATTGCGGACAAGCGAGGTCCGCCCCCCATGCGGTTGATTACGCCGACGCGAACAGAGAGCTGGGTCGCCTGCGAGGCGATGCAACGCGCCCAGAGACAGTCGCCGATTAGCATCTTGAACCAGCGTTGTTGCATAAATCGAGTGTGAGGATGCAATAGCATCGACGGGCATAATTTTAGGCAATACGAACGGATTGCGGACGAGCGAGGTCCGCCATACGGTTGATGACGCCGACGCGAATGGAGACCTCGGTCGCCTTTGAGTCGATGTGACGCGCCCAGAGACAGTTGCCGGTGAGGGTCTTGAACCGATACATCGCATTCTCGGCAAGCGATCGCCAGTGGTAGCCAGTGTGTTGCTTCCATTTTCGACGACCGTCACGGGCAATTGCATCAACCGCGCCATTACGCCACGCCGCACCGGGCATATCCGCTGGCCAATGAGCGGCACCCTCGCGTGGTGGAATCGAAGGAATAGCACTGCGTGCAGCAATGGCCGCATGGCATGGCTTTGTGTCGTAGGCACCGTCACCGCCGATGACATCGATTTGTTCTTCGCGTGGAATTTGGTGTCGAACAACTTCACCAGAGCGTCACCGTCAGCCACATTGTGATTCGTCATTTGCGCGGCATGCACTTGACCCGTATTCGCGTTGAGCGCGAGATGGACTGTACGCCACGTGCGCCGCTTCGAGTAGCCCTGCTGGCGCACCTTCCATTCACTTTCGCCATAGACCTTCAGACCGGTGCTGTCGACAACCAGATGGATCGGTTCGTTGTCGCGAAGGATTGGCAGTTCGACATCAAGCGTTTTTGCCCAGCGACAGAGCGTGGTGTAATTCTGCACCGGCAAGCTCGAGAAGGCTAGATCGCGCAAACTTTGGGTAAAACCTTCCAAGGCGTGCAACGTCAGTCGAGAGACAGTCTTCACGCCAAGTAATGCCTAAATCAGGCATATAGCCGTACAGATGCGGGCAACTACGCGTGGGTATGGCGCCAGGTATCCTGGCAAGGATGGCTGGATCTATCCATATCATCACGTTCCCCCGATTGATCAGGCCTGCGTGATAGACCGCCCAGTTCCTGAAAAGGTATTTATCCACAATTCGTGATCTTGAAATTTGAACATCGTCCCTCATGTCTCATTTTTCATACCCATCAAATGGGAGTTGATTTGTTCATTTTAAGATTACGAATTGTTGCTCACTAATAAAGTGAATCGGCGTTGTTGCATAAATCGAGCGTGAGGACGAAAGGGAACGAATTGCAGACCTCGCTCGTCCGCAATCCGTTCGTATCGCCTGAAATTATGCCCGTCGATGCCATTGCGTCCTCACGCTCGATTTATGCAACAACGCCAAGTGAATCTAGATTCGTGTGGGGGCAACGTAACCTGCGCGAGCTTCCTAGCCATGAAGCCCAACACTCCGGCTTTTCGAGCTTCCTCCTGCTCGATGCTCGATCTGCAACGCTTCTTCGATCGACTGGTTTGCCTGGATAATCTGTCTGCCATCCACCATTTCCATCAAAATAACTGCCCTCGCCTCGGGTCTGGTTTTTCCAGTCGCATACCGTCGATCTGTTGCTTGATCTCGGCCAACTGCACATTATAGGGCCACCCGGCGCGCGCTCCAAACGGGTAGGCATCAAACATTGCCTTGCGCAATGCCTTGGGGTCTTGAAGACCAACCTCGCACAGTACTTTTGCGACGATTGGCCTTGCTACATCTCGCCAACTCATACACGCTCCATAGCGTGTAAAATTACGTCCATTCGTATTATAATTCGAGCTATAAGATTTGCAATTTAAGCGCATGGCCAAGCAGCGAAATTATCTCGATGAAGACGGATCGTTGCGGGTCAAAGCCAAAGCCAAGGCCAGCTAATTAAAATTGGACTCTCGCCAGGTGGCCAGAGTCATGAGCCGTATTCGCCGCGAGATGAAGACGAGTGGTGAGAACGGCGTTGTTGCATAAATCGAGTGTGAGGATGCAATAGCATCGACGGGCATAATTTCAGGCGATACGAACGGATTGCGGACGAGCGAGGTCCGCCATGCGGTTGATGACGCCGACGCGAACGGCGACCTCGGTCGCCTGCGCGGCGATGTGACGCGCCCAGAGACAGTGGCCGGTGAGGGTCTTGAACCGATACATCGCATTCTCGGCAAGCGATCGCCGGTGGTAGCCACTGTGTTGCTTCCATTCTCGACGACCGTCACGGGCAATTGCATCAACCGCGCCATTACGCCACGCCGCACCGGGCATATCCGCTGGCCAATGAGCGGCACCCTCGCGTGGCGGAATCGAAGAAATAGCACTGCGTGCAGCAATGGCCGCATGGCATGGCTTGGTGTCGTAGGCACCGTCACCGCCGATGACATCGATTTGTTCTTCGCGTGGAATCTGGTCGAGCAACTTGGCCAGAGCGTCACCGTCAGCCACATTCTGATTCGTCATTAGCGCGGCATGCACTTGACCCGTATTCGGGTTGAGCGCGAGATAGACTTTACGCCACGTGCGCCGCTTCAAGTAGCCGTGTTGGCGCACCTTCCATTCACCTTCGCCATAGACCTTCAGACCGGTGCTGTCGACAACCAGATGGATCGGTTCATTATCGCGAAGAATCGTCAGCTTGACATCAAGCGTTTTTGCCCGGCGACAGAGCGTGGTGTAATTCGGCACCGGAAAGCTCGGGAAGGCCAAATCGCGCAGACTTTGGGTGAAACCTTGCAGGGCGCGCAAGGTCAGTCGATAGACGGTCTTCACGCCAAGTAATGCCTGAATCAGCGTATCGCCGTATACACACGGCCGACCACGTGTGGGTATGGCATCGGGCATTCTGGCAAGGACGGCTTCATCTATCCATATTGTTACGTTCCCCCGGCTGATCAGGCCTTCATTATAGGCCACCCAATTCCTGACACGGTAGCGTGCCTTCGGCTCACGGTAGCGTGCCT
It includes:
- a CDS encoding IS5 family transposase → MRKDIHKKGEPKARYREPKARYRVRNWVAYNEGLISRGNVTIWIDEAVLARMPDAIPTRGRPCVYGDTLIQALLGVKTVYRLTLRALQGFTQSLRDLAFPSFPVPNYTTLCRRAKTLDVKLTILRDNEPIHLVVDSTGLKVYGEGEWKVRQHGYLKRRTWRKVYLALNPNTGQVHAALMTNQNVADGDALAKLLDQIPREEQIDVIGGDGAYDTKPCHAAIAARSAISSIPPREGAAHWPADMPGAAWRNGAVDAIARDGRREWKQHSGYHRRSLAENAMYRFKTLTGHCLWARHIAAQATEVAVRVGVINRMADLARPQSVRIA